The Neochlamydia sp. S13 DNA segment TCTTTTTCGGCTAATTTGATTTTATCCCAACATTCGCTAAGACGCATTCTCGTGTGGGTAAAGGCATGTGTGTTAAGGGTTAAAACCTTAGCAATTCCTTGCAGGTCTTTAATTTCTTCTCTTAATGCAAATAAAGAATCATCAAAGTTACCTTTAAAGCTATCTTCAATAAATGCTTCCACATCATCGCTAAATGTTTGGCTTACCTCTTTGATAAGCTCTTTCCTTAAAGGAAAAACTTGATCGCCTATTTCAGAAAGCCTTTGGAAAAACTTATTTTTTTGTCTTATACGCATGTCCGTTTTAATAAGTTCTTTGCGTAATGCATTCACGCGAGAAGCTTGCACATTAAGCAAATTAAGTCTTTTTTGAGTGTCTTGATAAAATAGCGCTTTTACAGAAAGCCTTGTGGGGATAGGACCTAAGTCAGGATTGGCAATTTTAGTGACTTGCTCTTCAAACAGCTTTATATCGTTTTCTAAAGCTACGATTGCTATTTCAATTTGTTCGGCTGCAAAAGAGCTTTGTTCATCCAACATCTCTTTTAGACGGCGGGCTTCTTTGGAAAGCTCGCTATATTTTGTCCACAACTGGGTACGTACAAGGGGAGAGAGGTTTTCTTTAAAGAGTTGCAAGCAAATATTGCGCACTTCCCAAAAGGCTTTGAAATGAGGGGCCCCGCTTTGGGCTAAAGAGCTTTCCATAAAATCTAAAGCATATTTAACCTTAGCGTCTACTTGAAGTAAATTTTCCATCTCTTGCATAAACTCATCGAGATGGGGATTATGCTTTTTTTCTACCACAGGCTCTTCACTAATTTCTTGCTCTGCCTCTTCTAAAGAAGGGGTTGGTAGGCATAGTTCTTCGCCTTCTGGATTAACCGAGGATAGGAATTTCTCATCTTGATGAGGTGTCGTTTCTTGTATATTTTGATTTTTACTTTCTAAGTCGCTCATGGAAATTCTTAAAGATATATGTTTAATGGAATTTTAGAGCAAAATCATAGCTGATTTACCCTTTTCGGTAAAGCTCTTTAAAAAACAATAATAATTAGCAGCTTTCGAAATCTTTAGAAATAAGGTCGGCAATCATTTGCGTATCATATAAATCCATATCAATCCAGTTAAACAAAGGTTCTTTGCCAAACCAGGTATGCTGACGTTTGGCATAGTTTCTAGAAGCTCGTTTAAATGTCTCGACAAACTGAAGATAATCATCGGGCCTTTTAGCGGTTGCTAAATAAGCAATAGCTTGCTTATAGCCTATCGCTTGGGCTGCAGAGGAATTAGCTAAAAGACCTTTTTTAATAAACCTTGCACTTCTTCTAGCAAGCCATCTTCAATCATTTGATCGCAACGGTTTTCAATACGATGATATAAATGAGGCCTAGGTCGAAATAAAAACCAGCAACGAAAGTCATAATTTTGAAGCTTATGACGCCCCTTCCACGATAACTTGCTAACTTTTTCTCCAGTTAAAGTAATGATTTCCAAAGCACGCACAATCTTTTGCTTATCATTTTTTGTAATCCCACTGGCGTAATGTAGGTCTAGCTGTTGAAGGCGAGCATACAAGGCATCAGGACCTAGCCTATCATATTCTTCTTCTAAAGCTTGTCTAATTTCAGGAATAGAGGGAGGCCCCAGTGGAGGACCATAGAGCAAAGAATGAATATAAAAGCCCGCACCGCCTACTACAATAGGTACTTTGTCTCTATTGTGTATGCGCTGAAAAGCTTGACGTGCTTCGTAGCAAAAATCTACTACATTGAAAGAATCTGTCAAATGACAAATATCAATAAGGTGATGAGAAATCTGCTGCCGCTCTTCAATGGTAGGCTTAGCTGTGCCAATATCCATTCCTTTGTAGACTTGCATGGAGTCCGCCGAAACGATTTCTCCCTGGATCTTCCTTGCCAGTTGGAGGGCAAAATGAGACTTGCCGCAGCCAGTAGGGCCAGCAATGATGATCACGCGCTTTTTATTTTGAGGAAGAGCAGTAGGGAGCCGCTTCTGAGCTTCAATAGCGAAATTTATAAAGATTTGTTCTATCTCTTCTTTTTCTAATGTTCCACAGGCCACTATCAAATACCTAAACTTGGTCAAAGCATTGTTTTTATTGTTATTAGATTTAACCCTTTTATTCAAAGTGTTAATTTTTAACCTATCTCTTAAATGGTAAAATTAAACATACAAAACACCTTTTAAATAATTTCTTCCTCTGATAATAAAAGCTAAAAAGCTCTCATAGTATTCAGAGAAGATAGCTGACCACTTCAAAGTCTCGTCATCTTGCTTATTATTTAATTAAAATATTCTTGCTTCCACTAAGAAGTAATCAAGTAGTACTTATGGCTCTCTTCAATTTTATACCTACCTATTTGAGTTATTTTCCAGCTTAAATTCAATCATCTATTCATCTTAAAAAACATCACAAGCTTTCTAAAATATAGTTTCTAGCCTTTTAAGATCATCATGCTTTTTTTCTTTTTTATATGAAGTAATTTTTTAAGACCTTTAGGAGGAGCTAATTTTTTCTTAAACACTTTTTCATTTATGGCTTCTTTCCAAAAACTGAGCTTTTACTTCTACAGGGTGCTTAATTAGCACTTTTTATTCTTTCCTTTAGGCCAATACATTTTGCAATTGCAGATGGCTTTTTATAAAAGCAAAGGCTGAATGGTCTAAATGATCTATACTACTTTCTTCTAGCTTCTTTTGGACGGTACCATCAACCGCAGGCACTTACTTCCTGGCTAGCATAGCAGATTCAAGCGTTGAAGCCATAAGAACATCTGTTAAAAGCCTGTTATCTCATGTGCAATGAAACTTAATTAAGGATTAAAGGTCAAAAGACCCAACAGGAATCACTTTGTTTGAGGCTTGCATAAGAAGCCTAGGCTTGGATCATTTTTTTTAGATGCACTTCATCAGCAATGACCTTATACCGTTCAAAGAAACTACGTCTGTAGAGTCTAAAGAAGAAAACACCTTTCTGAGGGCTCTTTTCTACTAAAAAGAGATTCTTATTAGGTTACGATTACATAAAAAGCTGCTTGAAAGCGTATGATTAAAAAGAAAAAAGATTAAGTAAGAGAAAAAGCAATATTTTCTAAATATTTAATCCTTAATAAAAATTACTCAATAATTTCAACCCTAACGCGACGTCCAAGCCGAGCACAAATCATCATGGATATAGTACGTAGGGCTTTAATAGTATTTCCTTTCCTTCCTACAACTTTACCAATATCGTGAGGATTAACCCGCACTTCCACAATCATTCCTCGTTCCCCTTCATAGCAATTAACGTTGACATCATTAGGGGCGTCTACTAAATTTTTTACAATATATTCAACAAATTCTTTCATAGCTCTACAAATGTTTTTTATAGTTTTACAAGCTAGCATTTTTAGCATCAGAAAGAATTTAACTCAAGAAGTATCCAATTAAAGCGCTTATTCTACTCGTCAAAACGTAACGAGAAAAATAAATCTAAAAAGTTGTCTTTTCCCTTAATCAAAAATCAACCAAGTAATTTTTTTTTAATCCTACACTATTTTTTTCCTAGAATTTTGTCGGTCGGCATGATAGAGCAATTTACCTTTTGAGCTCTCAATTACTTCTTCAGCAGCTAAGACATTTAAAGAGCAGGGCTTTTTATGTAGGCGAGCGCAGGGATACGTAAATCTACAACTAGAGGTTTAAATTTTAATAATTTTTCTACCCCCCCTCCTTCTGCATCTTCCATATGGTATTTTAATAAAGGGCGTAGTTGCAGATAATTGGCTAATTCT contains these protein-coding regions:
- a CDS encoding KH domain-containing protein; protein product: MKEFVEYIVKNLVDAPNDVNVNCYEGERGMIVEVRVNPHDIGKVVGRKGNTIKALRTISMMICARLGRRVRVEIIE